The genomic region GTGCCCCGGAACACCCGGCTCGCGGGAGCGGTGATGTTCGGGCCGAGCACCGAACCGATCGTGGTGGCCCAGACGACGGTGGAGATCGCCCGGCCGCGCCGCTCCGGCTCCGCGAGGTCGGCCGCCGCGAACCGCGCCTGGAGGTTGGCCGACGAGCCGGCACCGAAGCCGGCCATGCCGAGCAGCAGCAGCGGAAAGCTGCCCACGACGGCCGCGGTCACCACGAGGAAGGCCCCGAACGCCCCGATCAGGTAGGCCAGGACGAGCCCGGCGCGCCTGCCCCGCGAGGTCATCACAGCGGCCAGCGGCAGCGACAGCAGTGCGGTGCCCGCCACGGAGGCGGTCGGCGCGAGCCCCGACAGGGCTTCGGAACCGCTCACCTCGGCCGCCAGGACCGGGGCGAGCGCGATACCGACGGCCACACCGAGGCCGCCGAGTATCTGGCTGCCGACGAGTACGGCGGATATCCGGCGCCGGAGTGCCGGCAGCTCGGCGGCTGTGACCCGGGAGGCGGGGAGTGCTGTCATCACCGCGGCAGTGTGACAGCTCGTACCTCAGCGCGACATCGCCTTACGGACACGTTCGGTCCGAAGGTACGGAGTGCGCCACGGTCGCGGTGCTGTGCCCTTCGGCGGAGGGACGACGCGGTGATCGTCCCTCCGGCGCGGGACGGGCGGCGTTCAGAACAGCGGCTGCGGGAGTATGCCCTCCAGCGCCAGCAGCTGCCGCTTGGTCTCCAGGCCCCCGCCGAACCCGCCGAGCCCTCCGCCGCTCTCCACCACCCGGTGGCACGGAACCACGACCGGCAGCGGGTTGGAACCCATGGCCGCCCCCACGGCCTGGGCGGCGCCCGGCTGGCCGACCCGGCCCGCCAGGTCGCCGTAGCCCACGACCGTCCCGTAGGGCACACCGGAGGCCAGCTCGGTGAGAACCTCGCGGTTGAAGCCGGAACTCAGCGACCAGTCCAGAACGAGCGAGAAGTCCCGCAGCTCTCCGGCGAAATACGCGGCGAGCTGCCGCACCGGCTCGGCCAGCAGCGCGGAGTCCGGGGCTTCCACGAGCTCCGCGCCCAGCCGTGTCCGCAGCCGCTCCAGCACCTTGTCCCGGACGGCCGGGCCCGCGTGGAAGACCACGGTCAGCAGGCCGGACGGGGTCGCGGCCAGCAGGAGCGGGCCGATGTCGCTCGGCACGACGGACCACTCCACGACCTGCTCGCTGCTCTCCATGCGACCCACCGTACGACCGGCCACTGACAGTGCCGTCCCGTCAGCCGCTCAGCGGGTGGCGTCCCGGACGACGTCGGGGTTGTTGGTGATGATGCCGTCCACGCCGAAACCGGCCACCTCGGCAGCCTTCGCCGCGTCGTTCACCGTCCAGGTGTTGACCTGGAGAGGCTTGCCGTGGGCGCCCTTCAGCTTCTGCACCGCGGCGACGTAGTCGGCGCCGATCGTCGTGTACGACGGATTGATCTGGTCGGTGAACGCCGCGTACGACGGCAGATCGGCCACCGCCGGGGTGCCCAGGAAGCCCGTGACGACGTCCGGACGCTGAACA from Streptomyces sp. QL37 harbors:
- a CDS encoding methylated-DNA--[protein]-cysteine S-methyltransferase, with product MESSEQVVEWSVVPSDIGPLLLAATPSGLLTVVFHAGPAVRDKVLERLRTRLGAELVEAPDSALLAEPVRQLAAYFAGELRDFSLVLDWSLSSGFNREVLTELASGVPYGTVVGYGDLAGRVGQPGAAQAVGAAMGSNPLPVVVPCHRVVESGGGLGGFGGGLETKRQLLALEGILPQPLF